In the genome of Phlebotomus papatasi isolate M1 chromosome 2, Ppap_2.1, whole genome shotgun sequence, one region contains:
- the LOC129803184 gene encoding Ig-like and fibronectin type-III domain-containing protein 2 translates to MLLLLHIALLLLTFSTDYGESVDPIGTGGPTIIAEGSDALLTCVIMGSFANDTVLWRKGPNEILSAGINRVTSDKRISILHDDSPKGRTPTGGDVWVLLIRDAKPTDTDVYVCEVNSDPVLRSFHPLRVKSLNGTTNSSAEDYVDGGASGNSAEETTPITALVHDFTDCCTAQNVSSKCIGYCTVHNILDGTTGIDPESCEMDFPNIVKCMADGRNHMPCCEKRGVPDLCQDMCRGEYTPFTDYLKSRVSCAAHTLPALQCILLGIQQLPSEPQDVYVEPLSERSLQVGWNPPAKLASSVKFYQVNVTLMHSFDQDWLANDTTSVSVSVPGDVHTTSINDLKPFTMYSILVTANNDYGSSLPSFRIRALTLESGEAKQKNVAEVPVLPDVRGCCENAGMTHRTCLDRMCDPKKADFTEIPDLMVCAPWANITFSCLANNIDHSPCCKSRGIPDSCLPFCAGTVKTINFNFFKCLQYMSEYSSCLLQGYGVLAGPPSRLKAPLVSAHFAVLEWNAPKVLPDTVMSYHLHLRKLGSGEEYSVMEKSHPPMILEDLEGGTYYEAFIVAVNAHGKGGPSPRLVFQTKHAMDEENAVVGYNITSCCTVSGLLPQCMPLCSYDIRMTDLQALAGLCQPQMGVLVKCAAGGRDHSGCCGRRAVPPKCMSLCHGVVSQSSPECLPYAGNILQCLEEGTGNIPGPVEDLRATSVTNTTISLAWEPSEMDVNNTEAKVIDYLVQYGKVNNMTMYETIVKLENELNTTETDVDLNNLEPSALYRILVVARGVHGVSLPSAMLLINTSRVDYASQLFGAPSPPHSLAVAAHSATWVTVSWQPPEFSHPHEPIVYKLYHKSTSADRFEVVETRLLWTRIMNLKPNSQHVVYVTASGAKGVSLPSETLVAWTDPALPAHVDPPTIHPADMVAEGGSMTVLCLALGNPEPTISLYVGGHLVRQDTSRHMVTVIHNVSTDMEHVSCYADNGYGIPMQASKKVNISYAPRIQASEITVASIGEQVDLKCTVKAKPAPKAMFWRDHDGRVPVIQGGNYDMSLSTDPEDSSLYTMVLHIGKLGGSDIGDYYCHAQNALGSITRAVSVRMRNTPAVHNISECCTAQNVSSACMSACSFYIDIDVVIDRPECIVDFDKLMKCAADGSDHRACCASQEVPRKCLNWCRGEPLGNGQLCAVQHTRTIIGCFQSNRDLLPGPPQNLGVTILSNEEVMVRWDPPIKNPQTVEGYRVFWHDVNPSTESLQTTINGLGTSRLDAKETSIRIDGLKQHVMYELVVKAGNHQGASVLTEPLRFTLGDHHVTSASHSTSAGTISGVFAGILAIGLAVMAIFLYKRRRGGLKSANGVAFENPSYLREVNMEHVHIPAVSGDSTNDSGWRQEVLQTPATTTSVEQNAVVPMATEVNPTLYEELKLGHDGAGFKRLVS, encoded by the exons CTCCAAAAGGACGAACCCCAACAGGTGGTGATGTGTGGGTGCTGCTGATAAGAGACGCCAAACCCACCGACACGGATGTGTACGTGTGTGAGGTGAACAGTGATCCTGTTTTACGTAGTTTTCATCCCCTCAGAG TTAAAAGTCTCAATGGTACCACAAATAGCTCCGCGGAGGATTATGTGGATGGTGGTGCATCCGGGAATTCAGCAGAAGAGACGACACCCATTACTGCCCTCGTCCATGATTTTACAGACTGCTGTACAGCTCAAAATGTATCCAGCAAGTGCATTGGTTACTGTACAGTTCACAATATCCTAGATGGCACCACTGGCATTGACCCAGAATCCTGCGAAATGGACTTTCCCAACATTGTAAAGTGCATGGCCGATGGAAGGAATCATATGCCATGCTGTGAGAAACGAGGGGTTCCGGATTTATGTCAG GATATGTGTCGAGGGGAGTACACTCCATTTACGGATTATCTCAAGTCGCGTGTATCCTGTGCTGCTCATACTCTCCCTGCTCTGCAATGCATTCTTCTGGGCATCCAGCAACTCCCCAGTGAGCCGCAGGATGTCTATGTTGAACCTTTAAGTGAGAGATCCCTCCAGGTTGGTTGGAATCCACCTGCCAAGCTTGCATCCTCTGTCAAATTCTATCAGGTTAACGTGACACTGATGCATAGCTTTGATCAAGACTGGCTAGCTAATGATACAACATCTGTGAGCGTCTCCGTTCCTGGAGATGTTCACACCACCTCCATCAATGATCTCAAGCCTTTTACAATGTACTCAATCCTAGTAACGGCTAACAATGACTACGGGTCTAGTCTTCCTAGCTTCCGGATCCGAGCTTTAACTCTCGAAAGTGGAGAGGCTAAGCAAAAGAACGTGGCGGAAGTTCCTGTGTTACCAG ATGTTCGCGGGTGCTGTGAGAATGCTGGAATGACGCACCGGACGTGCTTAGATAGGATGTGTGATCCGAAGAAGGCAGATTTCACTGAAATCCCCGACTTGATGGTTTGTGCACCATGGGCCAACATCACATTCTCGTGCTTGGCCAACAACATCGATCACTCACCGTGCTGCAAGAGTCGGGGTATTCCTGATTCATGCCTCCCCTTCTGTGCTGGAACTGTCAAgacaatcaattttaattttttcaa GTGCCTTCAATACATGTCAGAGTATAGCAGTTGTCTGCTACAGGGCTATGGAGTTCTTGCTGGACCTCCATCGCGACTAAAAGCCCCACTAGTTTCGGCCCACTTTGCAGTGTTAGAGTGGAATGCCCCTAAAGTTTTGCCCGATACAGTAATGTCTTATCACTTGCACCTGAGAAAATTGGGTAGTGGTGAGGAGTATTCTGTTATGGAGAAGTCTCATCCGCCTATGATTCTAGAAGATCTAGAAGGAGGTACCTATTACGAGGCTTTTATAGTTGCTGTCAATGCTCATGGCAAAGGTGGTCCTTCGCCTCGGTTAGTCTTTCAAACTAAACATGCA ATGGATGAAGAGAATGCGGTAGTTGGGTACAATATCACATCCTGTTGCACAGTATCTGGCCTTTTGCCACAGTGTATGCCCCTATGTTCGTATGATATACGGATGACAGATTTACAGGCCCTAGCAGGCCTGTGTCAGCCACAGATGGGAGTTCTGGTCAAATGCGCAGCTGGTGGACGAGATCATTCAGGCTGCTGTGGTAGGCGAGCAGTTCCACCCAAATGCATGTCACTATGCCATGGAGTGGTATCGCAATCATCACCCGAATGTTTGCCATATGCCGGTAATATTTTGCAGTGCCTAGAGGAGGGTACAGGAAATATTCCAGGACCCGTTGAAGACCTTCGTGCCACAAGTGTCACTAATACAACCATCTCATTGGCCTGGGAACCTTCTGAAATGGATGTCAATAATACAGAAGCTAAAGTGATCGACTACCTAGTTCAATATGGCAAGGTTAACAATATGACCATGTATGAGACCATCGTTAAATTAGAAAATGAACTCAATACCACGGAAACAGACGTGGATCTTAACAATCTTGAGCCGAGTGCCTTGTACAGAATTTTGGTGGTAGCTAGAGGCGTTCATGGGGTGTCACTGCCCTCAGCTATGCTTCTCATCAACACTTCGCGCGTTGACTATGCATCTCAGCTTTTCGGAGCACCTTCACCACCTCATTCCCTAGCCGTAGCAGCTCACAGTGCTACTTGGGTCACAGTATCTTGGCAGCCACCTGAATTTTCGCATCCACACGAACCTATAGTCTACAA GTTGTACCACAAAAGCACCTCCGCAGATCGTTTTGAAGTTGTAGAGACGCGTTTGCTGTGGACGAGGATTATGAATCTTAAGCCTAATTCCCAACACGTGGTTTATGTGACAGCATCTGGAGCTAAGGGTGTCAGTCTTCCTTCTGAAACCCTTGTAGCATGGACTGATCCGGCTCTTCCGGCTCATGTGGATCCACCAACAATTCATCCTGCTGATATGGTTGCCGAAGGAGGCTCCATGACGGTTCTTTGTCTAGCTCTAGGAAATCCCGAACCTACCATTAGTCTCTACGTTGGTGGGCATCTCGTTAGGCAGGATACTTCTCGTCACATGGTCACTGTGATTCACAATGTATCTACGGACATGGAACATGTTTCATGCTACGCTGACAATGGCTACGGGATACCGATGCAAGCATCCAAGAAAGTTAACATCAGCT ATGCTCCTCGCATTCAAGCTTCTGAAATTACAGTAGCTTCTATTGGGGAGCAAGTTGATCTCAAATGTACTGTTAAGGCCAAACCAGCTCCGAAGGCAATGTTTTGGCGAGATCATGATGGTAGAGTACCTGTGATTCAGGGAGGAAATTATGATATGTCTTTATCAACGGATCCTGAAGATTCGTCTCTGTACACAATGGTTTTGCATATAGGCAAACTAGGTGGATCAGATATAGGGGATTATTATTGCCATGCTCAGAATGCTTTAGGATCAATAACTAGAGCCGTTTCTGTTAGAATGAGAAATACCCCAGCTGTTCACAATATTTCCGAATGCTGTACTGCTCAGAACGTTTCCTCAGCCTGCATGTCAGCTTGCAGCTTCTACATCGATATTGATGTAGTTATAGATCGACCAGAGTGCATTGTAGACTTTGACAAATTGATGAAGTGTGCTGCAGATGGATCTGACCATAGAGCTTGCTGTGCTAGTCAGGAGGTTCCACGGAAGTGTCTCAACTGGTGTCGTGGAGAACCACTTGGGAATGGTCAACTTTGTGCT GTTCAACATACAAGAACCATTATTGGTTGTTTCCAATCCAATCGGGACCTTCTCCCAGGACCTCCCCAAAATTTAGGGGTAACTATACTCTCAAATGAGGAAGTTATGGTCCGATGGGATCCCCCAATTAAGAATCCCCAAACAGTCGAGGGATACCGTGTATTCTGGCATGATGTGAATCCAAGCACTGAAAGCCTACAGACCACAATAAATGGGCTGGGAACCAGTCGATTGGATGCCAAGGAGACCAGTATCCGAATTGACGGGCTCAAGCAGCACGTTATGTACGAACTGGTGGTGAAAGCAGGTAATCATCAAGGTGCTAGTGTCCTAACTGAGCCCCTGCGTTTCACCCTCGGTGACCATCACGTTACCTCAGCTTCCCACTCAACCAGTGCAGGAACTATTAGTGGTGTCTTCGCTGGAATATTAGCCATTGGATTGGCCGTTATGGCAATCTTTCTCTATAAGCGTCGTCGAGGTGGACTGAAATCAGCCAATGGTGTGGCCTTCGAGAATCCCAGTTACCTCCGTGAGGTCAACATGGAACACGTTCAC ATTCCAGCTGTTTCGGGTGATTCAACCAATGATTCGGGATGGCGTCAGGAGGTGCTCCAAACACCAGCAACAACGACAAGTGTTGAACAGAATGCTGTGGTGCCGATGGCCACTGAGGTCAATCCAACTCTCTATGAAGAGCTTAAATTGGGTCACGATGGTGCAGGGTTCAAGAGGCTGGTGTCATAG